From the genome of Acyrthosiphon pisum isolate AL4f unplaced genomic scaffold, pea_aphid_22Mar2018_4r6ur Scaffold_11131;HRSCAF=11744, whole genome shotgun sequence, one region includes:
- the LOC100574720 gene encoding uncharacterized protein LOC100574720 has translation MSLTAEQRCALQCKILRLALRVYLNKLTDDEVHHELQSCLGAEVQHVADLLDSNSDVDKLAIIVRQMTVLLHHQTHLNSQLAELTVRAQNPTACHDMCELILQRVRGLEQLVEQNANELALMKAQLLNKKTL, from the exons ATGTCCCTCACTGCCGAACAG AGGTGTGCGCTTCAGTGTAAAATCTTAAGACTTGCACTCcgcgtttatttaaataagctTACCGATGACGAAGTACACCATGAACTGCAAAGTTGTTTAGGAGCAGAAGTTCAACATGTGGCTGACCTATTAGATTCAAATTCTGACGTGGACAAACTAGCAATAATTGTTCGACag ATGACAGTTCTACTTCATCATCAGACACATTTAAATAGCCAATTGGCTGAATTAACTGTGAGAGCTCAAAATCCAACTGCATGTCATGACATGTGTGAATTGATATTACAGAGGGTTCGAGGTCTCGAACAGCTCGTTGAACAGAATGCCAATGAATTAGCTCTAATGAAAGCCCAACTACTGAATAAGAAAACTTTGTGA